A stretch of the Mesorhizobium huakuii genome encodes the following:
- a CDS encoding TetR/AcrR family transcriptional regulator codes for MQQKSARRSNRDRTEATRADLVAAARKLFTEKSYAETGTPEIVTAAGVTRGALYHHFADKQALFAAVVEQEAQAVAQEIGRASPPSLDARDALIAGSDAYLAAMRVPGRTRLLLLDGPAVLGRAAMDAIDNRHGNRSLREGLVAAMRANTMTRLPAEALTALLASAFDRAALAIEAGASAEDYRAVLMALIDGLSPGRPRAPRPARTR; via the coding sequence ATGCAACAAAAATCCGCGCGCCGTTCCAACCGCGACCGCACCGAGGCGACGCGCGCCGACCTGGTCGCGGCGGCGCGAAAACTGTTCACCGAAAAATCCTATGCCGAGACCGGCACGCCGGAGATCGTCACCGCGGCCGGCGTGACGCGCGGCGCGCTCTATCACCACTTTGCCGACAAGCAGGCGCTGTTTGCCGCCGTGGTCGAGCAGGAGGCGCAGGCGGTGGCGCAAGAGATCGGCCGCGCCTCGCCGCCTTCGCTCGACGCCCGCGATGCGCTCATCGCCGGCTCAGACGCCTATCTCGCCGCCATGCGCGTGCCCGGCCGCACGCGGCTGTTGTTGCTCGACGGGCCGGCCGTGCTTGGCCGCGCTGCCATGGATGCGATCGACAACCGCCATGGCAACCGCTCACTGCGCGAGGGCCTGGTCGCCGCAATGCGGGCCAACACCATGACGAGATTGCCGGCGGAAGCGCTGACCGCGCTGCTTGCATCCGCCTTCGACCGCGCCGCACTTGCCATTGAGGCCGGTGCCTCAGCCGAGGATTACCGCGCCGTGCTCATGGCGCTGATTGACGGATTGTCTCCGGGTCGTCCTCGGGCACCTCGCCCGGCTCGAACTCGTTGA
- a CDS encoding Lrp/AsnC family transcriptional regulator, which produces MKLDDIDRRILRALQRDGRMANNDLANEVGLSPSPCLRRVKLLEEAGVIDRYVAVLNPASIGKGLTFFTRIWLKTQDEDTVQHFATEVAKLPQVMECYLMLGDCDALVRVVAADLNDYRRFQSEHLSRIKGVQNVKTDVPSWTIKYTSELPI; this is translated from the coding sequence ATGAAGCTCGATGACATCGACAGGCGTATCCTGCGGGCGCTGCAACGTGACGGCCGCATGGCCAACAACGATCTGGCCAATGAGGTCGGCCTGTCGCCCTCGCCTTGCCTGCGGCGCGTGAAGCTTCTGGAGGAGGCCGGCGTCATCGACCGCTACGTCGCCGTGCTCAACCCGGCCAGCATCGGCAAGGGCCTCACCTTCTTCACCCGCATCTGGCTGAAGACGCAGGACGAGGACACGGTCCAGCACTTCGCCACCGAAGTGGCCAAGCTGCCGCAGGTCATGGAATGCTACCTGATGCTCGGCGACTGCGATGCCTTGGTGCGCGTGGTGGCGGCCGATCTCAACGACTATCGCCGCTTCCAGTCGGAGCATCTGAGCCGCATCAAGGGCGTCCAGAACGTCAAGACCGACGTGCCGAGCTGGACGATCAAATACACATCGGAACTGCCGATCTGA
- a CDS encoding peroxiredoxin, protein MSLRIADMAPDFTAETTHGPISFHDWLGNSWGILFSHPKDFTPVCTTELGYMAKLKPEFDKRGVKIIGLSVDPVERHAGWADDIAETQGHAPNFPMIGDPMLAIAKLYDMLPATAGDSAEGRTAADNQTVRHVYVIGPDKKIKLMIAYPMTTGRNFDEILRVVDSMQLTARHRVATPVNWRQGDEVIIAGSVSNDEAKVLYPDGWKQPKPYIRIVPQPHSNA, encoded by the coding sequence ATGTCTCTTCGTATCGCCGACATGGCGCCTGACTTCACCGCCGAAACCACCCACGGCCCAATCAGCTTCCACGACTGGCTGGGCAATTCATGGGGCATCCTGTTTTCCCATCCCAAGGATTTTACCCCCGTCTGCACCACTGAACTCGGCTACATGGCCAAGCTGAAGCCCGAGTTCGACAAGCGTGGCGTCAAGATCATCGGGCTTTCCGTCGATCCGGTCGAGCGTCATGCCGGATGGGCTGATGACATTGCCGAGACCCAGGGACACGCGCCGAATTTCCCGATGATCGGCGACCCGATGCTGGCCATTGCCAAGCTGTACGACATGCTGCCCGCCACGGCCGGCGACAGTGCCGAGGGGCGCACGGCAGCCGACAACCAGACGGTGCGCCATGTCTACGTCATCGGTCCCGACAAGAAGATCAAGCTGATGATCGCCTATCCGATGACCACCGGGCGAAACTTCGACGAGATCCTGCGCGTGGTGGACTCCATGCAGCTGACCGCCAGGCATCGCGTCGCCACGCCGGTGAACTGGCGGCAGGGCGACGAGGTGATCATCGCGGGTTCGGTTTCGAACGACGAAGCCAAGGTCCTGTACCCCGATGGCTGGAAGCAGCCCAAGCCCTATATCCGCATCGTCCCGCAGCCGCACAGCAACGCCTGA
- a CDS encoding response regulator transcription factor: METLAGDRIVSNSAASRRLVVLIALGDAARAERLAATLAASDDLLPVVTGGRADVAIIDDRSGDTVPAATPRVLLSGRTGVERPAGEVFAVMPAGADDLLIAAAARLAAAGYRVTGEGGRGRDEDFHTGAPFEDEVLDEHATRPALSPREAEVLALLAEGAPNKVIARRLNISVHTAKFHVAAILIKLGAANRTDAIAIAMRQGLVLV; this comes from the coding sequence ATGGAAACGCTCGCCGGCGACCGGATCGTGAGCAACAGCGCCGCTTCGCGGCGGCTGGTGGTGCTGATTGCGCTTGGCGATGCCGCGCGCGCCGAGCGCCTGGCCGCCACTCTTGCCGCCAGCGACGACCTGCTGCCGGTGGTGACCGGCGGCCGGGCGGATGTCGCCATCATCGATGACAGGAGCGGAGATACCGTGCCGGCCGCCACGCCACGGGTGCTGCTGTCGGGACGCACCGGCGTCGAGCGGCCCGCCGGTGAGGTGTTTGCGGTCATGCCTGCGGGTGCGGACGATCTGCTGATCGCAGCGGCGGCGCGGCTGGCGGCGGCCGGCTATCGCGTCACAGGCGAGGGCGGCCGTGGACGCGATGAGGATTTCCATACGGGCGCGCCGTTCGAGGATGAAGTCCTGGACGAGCATGCCACCCGGCCTGCGCTTTCGCCGCGCGAGGCGGAAGTGCTGGCGCTGCTCGCCGAAGGCGCGCCCAACAAAGTGATTGCGCGTCGGCTCAACATTTCCGTCCACACGGCGAAATTTCACGTCGCCGCGATCCTGATCAAGCTGGGGGCGGCCAACCGCACTGATGCGATCGCGATCGCGATGCGGCAGGGGTTGGTGCTGGTCTGA
- a CDS encoding 3-oxoacyl-ACP synthase III family protein, producing the protein MRIDSIAFRTPSRMISNEDILRYIRDYNQSQNREELESYCRKIERLFRRAGAQSRYVRDMGAGERAFDLLRDAARSAIADAGLVPRDIDLVIYCGIGRGFLEPANATFLVSALGIECDAFDITEACMSWARALQVAQGFLLTRSYARILIVNAEFSVYENGYPEIFKMRTDAEIAYTFPALTIGEAATATVVTLSPDAWKFRFRTRPQFASLCNLPLPGFRDFCLPDTKVGANGVHQLVAYSSELTQTASREMTSFVKAAYPDVSGIDIWFPHSSSESALKIMATRLGVGDRLYDKVFRKFGNLASASIPAAMCEATKEGSLERGMRVVLCPASAGMVFGLMEGIY; encoded by the coding sequence ATGCGTATTGATTCAATTGCGTTTAGAACTCCATCCCGAATGATCTCGAATGAGGATATACTAAGATATATTCGTGATTACAATCAAAGTCAAAATAGAGAAGAATTAGAGTCTTATTGTCGGAAAATCGAGCGCCTGTTCCGAAGAGCCGGCGCACAGTCGCGTTACGTCCGTGACATGGGTGCCGGGGAAAGAGCCTTTGACCTGTTGCGTGATGCCGCTCGATCGGCCATCGCCGATGCTGGGCTGGTGCCCCGGGACATAGATCTGGTCATCTACTGCGGGATAGGGCGCGGCTTTCTGGAGCCGGCCAACGCGACGTTCCTGGTTTCTGCACTTGGCATCGAATGTGACGCCTTCGACATTACGGAGGCGTGCATGAGTTGGGCAAGGGCGCTTCAGGTTGCCCAAGGCTTTTTGCTGACCCGATCATACGCAAGGATCCTGATCGTAAATGCTGAGTTCAGCGTCTACGAAAACGGATATCCCGAAATCTTCAAAATGCGGACCGATGCTGAAATCGCTTATACATTTCCAGCTCTAACTATCGGCGAAGCAGCCACTGCCACCGTCGTTACATTGTCGCCAGATGCTTGGAAATTTCGTTTTCGAACCAGACCTCAGTTTGCATCGCTTTGCAATCTACCACTTCCCGGCTTTCGCGATTTCTGCTTGCCTGATACAAAAGTTGGAGCCAATGGCGTCCATCAACTGGTTGCCTACAGCTCAGAGCTTACACAGACGGCGAGCAGGGAAATGACCTCTTTTGTAAAGGCGGCATACCCCGACGTTTCTGGCATCGACATCTGGTTCCCACACAGTTCCAGCGAGTCGGCCCTGAAAATCATGGCGACTAGACTGGGCGTTGGCGACCGCCTTTATGACAAAGTATTTCGAAAATTCGGAAACTTGGCATCAGCGTCCATTCCTGCGGCTATGTGTGAGGCAACCAAAGAGGGTTCGTTGGAGCGAGGAATGCGGGTGGTGTTGTGTCCGGCTTCCGCTGGAATGGTATTTGGCCTGATGGAGGGCATCTACTGA
- a CDS encoding VOC family protein: protein MKITSYYPVLMTGDVAGTAAFYVKHFGFQPLFESDWYVHLQSVDNKRVNLGIVQGDHETIPQEGRGRTSGLLINFEVRDPDAVYERVLAAGLPVLRTLRDEPFGQRHFITRDPNGVLIDVIKPIPPSEEFLAQYAAGAAGA, encoded by the coding sequence ATGAAGATCACAAGCTACTACCCGGTGCTGATGACCGGCGACGTCGCCGGCACGGCGGCCTTCTACGTCAAGCATTTCGGCTTCCAGCCGCTGTTTGAAAGCGACTGGTACGTGCACCTGCAATCGGTCGACAACAAACGCGTCAATCTCGGCATCGTCCAGGGCGACCACGAGACGATCCCGCAGGAGGGGCGGGGGCGCACCTCGGGCCTGCTGATCAATTTCGAGGTCCGCGATCCCGACGCCGTCTATGAGCGGGTCCTTGCTGCCGGCCTGCCGGTCCTGCGCACGCTGCGCGACGAACCCTTCGGCCAGCGCCATTTCATCACCCGGGATCCCAATGGCGTGCTGATCGACGTCATCAAGCCGATCCCGCCCAGCGAGGAATTTTTGGCGCAGTACGCGGCGGGCGCGGCAGGGGCTTGA
- a CDS encoding AzlC family ABC transporter permease: MSVSEATLPEAIDGGSGSEFRRGVMSCLPVLLGTIPYALVLGAQATQKGLSAVELPLMTGLNFAGGSEFAAIQLWTSPPHIALIAAITFLVNSRHFLMGAALAPFLGHLPQRKVFPALFFLCDESWALGLADAKQRASAGITPAFSPRYYMGAALAMYLAWVGFTAAGALLGPMLGHVETYGFDMAFPAVFLVLMRGMWKSVAAARPWLVSLVVAALVYLFIPGAWYVAAGAVSGLAAAWLMAGDA, encoded by the coding sequence ATGAGCGTTTCTGAAGCAACATTGCCCGAGGCGATCGACGGCGGATCGGGTTCGGAGTTCCGGCGCGGGGTCATGTCGTGCCTGCCGGTGCTGCTCGGCACCATCCCCTATGCGCTGGTGCTGGGCGCGCAGGCGACGCAGAAAGGTCTCAGCGCTGTCGAACTGCCTCTGATGACCGGATTGAATTTCGCCGGCGGCTCGGAATTCGCGGCCATCCAGCTTTGGACCTCGCCGCCGCACATCGCGCTCATCGCCGCCATTACCTTCCTGGTCAACAGCCGTCACTTCCTGATGGGGGCAGCCCTGGCGCCATTCCTGGGGCATTTGCCGCAGCGCAAGGTGTTTCCGGCCCTGTTCTTCCTCTGCGACGAAAGCTGGGCGCTCGGTCTGGCCGATGCCAAACAGCGCGCCAGCGCCGGCATCACCCCTGCCTTCAGCCCGCGCTACTATATGGGCGCGGCCCTGGCGATGTATCTGGCCTGGGTGGGCTTCACGGCGGCGGGCGCGCTGCTTGGCCCGATGCTCGGCCATGTCGAAACCTATGGCTTCGACATGGCGTTTCCGGCTGTCTTCCTGGTGCTGATGCGCGGCATGTGGAAGAGCGTGGCGGCGGCGCGGCCCTGGCTGGTCAGCCTGGTTGTCGCGGCCCTCGTCTATCTCTTCATTCCCGGTGCGTGGTATGTCGCGGCGGGCGCGGTGTCGGGGCTCGCCGCTGCCTGGCTGATGGCAGGTGACGCATGA
- a CDS encoding NAD(P)/FAD-dependent oxidoreductase — MKTRILILGAGFGGLELSTSLSEALGDSIAVTLIDKSDSFVFGFAKLDLMFGRATEAAVRLPYADYAKAGVTLKRETVTAIDPERRRVTTDKGVHEADILVIALGADYDVSGTPGITLGRNEFYSVPGAAHMAKVLPGFTRGHAVIGVCGAPYKCPPAPSECALMLHDYLTERGVRGDCQITYVNAMSSPVPPSPETSKALLAAFAERGITFIPSTRVVSVDEGRKAVTLDNGGELPCDLFLGVPRNRAPDVVVEAGITEGGWVTIDPRTLETRFPGVYALGDLANTGAPKAGVFAEGAARTVAANLIARLRHEEPTARNPGAGSCYIEFGANRIARVDVDFFSGPKPTGAFYEPSEALRVDKVNFGSSRKARWFGH; from the coding sequence ATGAAAACCCGTATCCTTATCCTTGGCGCCGGTTTCGGCGGGCTAGAGCTCAGCACGTCCTTGTCCGAAGCTTTGGGTGACAGTATTGCTGTCACCCTGATCGACAAGTCGGATTCCTTCGTGTTCGGCTTTGCCAAGCTTGATCTGATGTTCGGCCGCGCAACCGAAGCGGCTGTGCGGCTGCCTTACGCCGACTATGCCAAGGCCGGCGTCACGTTGAAGCGCGAGACCGTCACCGCCATCGACCCGGAACGGCGGCGCGTGACGACGGACAAGGGTGTGCACGAGGCGGACATATTGGTGATCGCTCTCGGCGCCGACTATGACGTCTCGGGCACACCCGGCATCACGCTCGGCCGCAACGAATTCTACTCGGTTCCGGGCGCCGCCCATATGGCGAAGGTACTGCCCGGTTTCACCCGCGGCCATGCCGTGATCGGTGTCTGCGGCGCGCCCTACAAATGCCCGCCTGCGCCCAGCGAATGCGCCTTGATGCTGCATGACTACCTGACCGAGAGGGGCGTCCGGGGCGACTGCCAGATCACCTATGTTAACGCGATGTCGAGCCCGGTGCCGCCTTCTCCCGAAACGTCGAAGGCGCTTCTGGCCGCCTTCGCCGAGCGCGGCATCACCTTCATCCCCAGCACCCGCGTGGTTTCCGTGGACGAGGGCCGCAAGGCTGTGACGCTCGACAATGGCGGCGAACTGCCCTGCGATCTGTTCCTGGGCGTGCCCCGGAACCGCGCGCCCGATGTCGTCGTCGAGGCCGGCATCACCGAGGGCGGCTGGGTCACCATCGATCCGCGCACACTCGAAACCCGCTTTCCCGGCGTCTACGCGTTGGGCGATCTGGCCAATACGGGCGCGCCGAAGGCGGGCGTCTTTGCCGAGGGCGCCGCACGCACCGTTGCGGCGAACTTGATCGCCAGGCTCCGCCATGAGGAACCGACGGCAAGGAACCCGGGCGCGGGATCCTGCTACATCGAGTTCGGTGCCAACCGGATCGCCAGGGTGGATGTGGATTTCTTCTCCGGCCCAAAACCCACCGGTGCTTTCTACGAACCATCGGAGGCTTTGCGGGTCGACAAGGTGAATTTCGGCTCCAGCCGCAAGGCCCGCTGGTTCGGGCATTGA
- a CDS encoding AzlD family protein has product MIDMATLLTIVLMAGVTYLTRIGGYIVLRNRVLSARATAVMEAAPGCVLISVIAPAFVSRNPADLLALAITFIAATRLSMLPTVLIGVASAGLFRHFIG; this is encoded by the coding sequence ATGATCGACATGGCAACCCTTCTCACCATCGTGCTGATGGCCGGCGTTACCTACCTCACGCGGATCGGCGGCTATATCGTGCTGCGCAACCGCGTGCTCAGTGCGCGTGCCACGGCGGTGATGGAGGCCGCACCGGGCTGCGTGCTGATCTCGGTCATCGCACCGGCCTTCGTGTCGCGAAATCCCGCCGATCTCCTGGCGCTGGCCATCACCTTTATCGCGGCGACACGGCTTTCCATGCTGCCCACAGTGCTGATCGGGGTCGCTTCGGCGGGTCTGTTCAGGCATTTCATCGGATAG
- a CDS encoding FMN-dependent NADH-azoreductase, translated as MSILLVTSSPRGAASHSTRIATEFAEKLVAADPSNTLVVRDLVANPLPHIDADYSTGIYTPAEARTPRQAEVVGVSDVVLDELFAADTVILATGFINFNISSTLKSWVDHIARSGRSFAYGESGPKGLVTGKKVYIVLASGGVYSEGAAVQFDHAIPYLRGVLGFLGMTDVDVIRIEGVGMGPDAVTAALAKATAKVDAVVASQQTAAAA; from the coding sequence ATGTCCATTCTTCTCGTTACCTCAAGCCCGCGCGGCGCTGCCTCGCACTCGACCCGCATCGCCACCGAATTCGCCGAAAAGCTCGTCGCCGCTGATCCGTCGAACACGCTTGTCGTGCGCGACCTCGTCGCCAACCCGCTGCCGCATATCGATGCCGACTACTCGACCGGCATCTATACGCCGGCTGAAGCGCGCACCCCGCGCCAGGCTGAAGTCGTCGGCGTCTCCGACGTCGTGCTCGACGAGCTGTTCGCCGCCGACACGGTGATCCTCGCCACCGGCTTCATCAACTTCAACATCTCCTCGACGCTGAAGTCGTGGGTCGACCACATCGCCCGCTCCGGCAGGAGCTTTGCCTATGGCGAAAGCGGCCCCAAGGGCCTCGTCACCGGCAAGAAGGTCTATATCGTGCTGGCTTCGGGCGGCGTCTACTCCGAAGGTGCGGCCGTGCAGTTCGATCACGCCATCCCCTATCTGCGCGGCGTGCTCGGCTTCCTCGGCATGACCGACGTCGATGTCATCCGCATCGAAGGCGTCGGCATGGGCCCTGACGCGGTGACCGCCGCGCTCGCCAAGGCGACCGCCAAGGTCGACGCCGTGGTGGCCAGCCAGCAGACCGCTGCCGCCGCGTAA
- a CDS encoding LysR family transcriptional regulator, with protein MQPNPTLDQLQILVAVADTGSFSAAGRKLNRAQSVISYGIANLEAQLGLKLFEREGTREPQLTEIGRAMLEDARRMIGVLQRMRSRVDGHHHGLEAEVALSVDSALPSPVLVRVLKAFEAQFPTVMLRLHIGSLGLIPDHVVNGQADLGIGGLLGEVDVHLVRIGFMSIVLAAAPSHPLALLPKPLALEDVREHTQLVVTDQSERTKGRDFGVFAYRTWRLTDMRTKHILMREGLGWGGLPRWLIADDLASGRLVELDLEPFSEVKSPMFAMHRNDSSPKPAAAWLIERFKRGLGCFNEFEPGEVPEDDPETIRQSAP; from the coding sequence ATGCAGCCCAACCCGACCCTCGACCAGCTTCAAATCCTTGTCGCCGTTGCCGATACCGGCAGTTTCTCGGCTGCCGGCCGCAAGCTCAACCGGGCACAATCCGTCATCAGCTACGGCATCGCCAATCTCGAGGCCCAGCTTGGGCTGAAGCTGTTCGAACGCGAGGGCACGCGCGAGCCGCAACTCACCGAGATCGGCCGGGCGATGCTGGAGGACGCAAGGCGCATGATCGGCGTGTTGCAGCGTATGCGTTCGCGCGTCGATGGCCACCATCACGGGCTGGAGGCCGAAGTGGCATTGTCGGTCGATTCGGCGCTGCCTTCGCCCGTTCTGGTGCGTGTGCTCAAGGCATTCGAAGCGCAGTTCCCCACTGTGATGCTGCGCCTGCACATAGGCTCGCTTGGATTGATCCCGGACCATGTCGTCAATGGACAGGCCGATCTCGGCATTGGCGGCCTGCTGGGCGAGGTTGACGTCCATCTCGTGCGCATCGGCTTTATGTCGATCGTGCTGGCTGCGGCGCCCAGCCACCCGCTGGCATTGCTGCCAAAGCCATTGGCGCTCGAGGATGTGCGCGAACACACCCAGCTTGTCGTCACCGACCAGTCCGAACGCACCAAGGGACGCGACTTCGGTGTCTTTGCTTATCGGACTTGGCGCCTCACGGATATGCGCACCAAGCACATACTCATGCGCGAGGGGCTGGGCTGGGGCGGCCTGCCGCGCTGGCTGATCGCCGACGATCTCGCAAGTGGCCGGTTGGTGGAACTCGATCTCGAACCCTTTAGCGAGGTGAAGTCGCCGATGTTTGCCATGCATCGTAACGACAGCAGCCCGAAGCCGGCGGCGGCCTGGCTCATCGAGCGATTCAAGCGTGGGCTCGGCTGCTTCAACGAGTTCGAGCCGGGCGAGGTGCCCGAGGACGACCCGGAGACAATCCGTCAATCAGCGCCATGA
- a CDS encoding S1C family serine protease — protein MALAAAKFQSDDTLLDAYSMTVADAVDRIGPAVCRIERIGGQGGHGSGFVIAPDGLVVTNFHVVGDAKTVRVSMPDGASSEGRVLGRDPDTDIALVRADGSFSDVAPLGDSKRLRRGQIAIAIGNPLGFEWTVTSGVVSALGRSMRASTGRLIDDVIQTDAALNPGNSGGPLVSSAGEVIGVNTAMIHGAQGIAFAVASNTANFVISEIIRFGRVRRAFIGVSADTTNLPRRAALLSQVSTSTAVRLRSVEKNGPAAKAGLKEGDIIAAIDGRPVTGVDDLVRMLDAERIGRETLCTVVRRTGVSQVAVTPVARAG, from the coding sequence ATGGCCCTCGCCGCTGCCAAATTCCAATCCGACGATACGCTGCTCGACGCCTATTCCATGACGGTGGCCGACGCGGTCGACCGCATCGGTCCGGCCGTCTGCCGCATCGAGCGTATTGGCGGCCAGGGCGGCCATGGATCGGGTTTCGTCATCGCGCCGGACGGGTTGGTCGTCACCAATTTCCATGTCGTGGGTGACGCAAAAACAGTTCGCGTGTCGATGCCGGACGGCGCCTCCAGCGAGGGCCGCGTGCTCGGGCGCGATCCCGACACCGACATCGCTCTGGTGCGCGCCGACGGCAGTTTTTCCGATGTCGCGCCGCTGGGCGATTCCAAGCGGCTGCGGCGCGGCCAGATCGCCATTGCCATCGGCAATCCGCTCGGCTTCGAATGGACGGTCACCTCAGGCGTCGTCTCGGCGCTCGGCCGCTCGATGCGCGCCTCGACCGGCCGGCTGATCGATGACGTCATCCAGACCGATGCCGCGCTCAATCCCGGCAATTCCGGCGGGCCACTGGTGTCGTCGGCCGGCGAAGTCATCGGCGTCAACACCGCCATGATCCATGGCGCGCAAGGCATTGCGTTTGCGGTCGCTTCCAACACCGCCAATTTCGTCATCTCGGAGATCATCCGCTTCGGCCGCGTCCGCCGCGCCTTCATCGGGGTGTCAGCCGACACGACCAATCTGCCGCGTCGCGCAGCACTCCTGTCGCAAGTGTCGACCAGCACGGCGGTGCGCCTGCGCAGCGTCGAGAAGAACGGCCCGGCGGCCAAGGCGGGCCTGAAGGAGGGCGACATCATCGCGGCCATAGACGGGCGCCCGGTGACCGGCGTCGACGACCTCGTGCGCATGCTCGACGCCGAGCGCATCGGCCGCGAGACGCTGTGCACGGTGGTGCGCCGCACCGGCGTCAGCCAGGTGGCGGTGACGCCGGTGGCGCGGGCAGGCTGA
- a CDS encoding S1C family serine protease: MSDFNLNAFSQAVAALAAAAAPATASFTAHHHRTASAFHWRDGYFVTAEEAVEAGEEIELTLASGGTVKAELVGRDPSTGVALLKPTDAAGAPVLAKADAVRPGNVAIAIGNSQGSALAVSGSVGEVGPAWRSMRGGTIDRRINLAVGAGGRFEGGPVLDAKGALIGMLLFGPRGRALVMPYETIERAVATLREKGHVARGYLGAGLHPVRDRDAHGAMVMSLDDNGPAKAAGLSLGDIIVAWNGEAVHGPRDLIRRLGPDSAGASVTLGVVRGGEQRDVTLTIGEKPLS, translated from the coding sequence ATGAGTGATTTCAATCTGAATGCGTTTTCGCAAGCCGTTGCCGCCCTTGCCGCCGCGGCGGCACCGGCGACCGCGAGCTTCACTGCCCATCATCACCGCACGGCGAGCGCCTTCCACTGGCGCGACGGCTATTTCGTCACTGCCGAAGAGGCGGTCGAGGCCGGCGAGGAGATCGAGCTGACGCTGGCTTCGGGCGGGACGGTGAAGGCCGAGCTGGTCGGTCGCGATCCTTCGACGGGCGTCGCTTTGCTGAAGCCCACGGACGCGGCCGGTGCGCCTGTCCTTGCCAAGGCCGATGCGGTTCGGCCAGGCAATGTCGCCATTGCCATTGGCAACAGCCAGGGTTCGGCGCTGGCCGTATCGGGTTCGGTTGGCGAAGTCGGTCCGGCCTGGCGCTCGATGCGCGGGGGCACGATCGACCGGCGCATCAATCTGGCCGTCGGCGCCGGCGGCCGCTTCGAGGGTGGCCCGGTGCTCGACGCCAAGGGCGCGCTGATCGGCATGCTGTTGTTCGGGCCGCGCGGCCGTGCGCTGGTCATGCCCTATGAGACGATCGAGCGGGCGGTGGCGACACTGCGCGAGAAGGGCCATGTCGCACGCGGCTATCTCGGTGCAGGCCTGCATCCGGTGCGCGACCGCGACGCCCATGGCGCGATGGTGATGAGCCTCGACGACAACGGCCCGGCCAAGGCCGCCGGCCTGTCGCTGGGCGATATCATCGTGGCGTGGAACGGCGAGGCCGTGCATGGTCCGCGCGACCTGATCCGCCGGCTCGGACCGGACAGTGCCGGCGCCTCCGTTACGCTTGGCGTGGTGCGTGGCGGCGAACAGCGCGACGTGACATTGACCATAGGCGAAAAGCCGCTGAGCTGA